Below is a genomic region from Prolixibacteraceae bacterium.
TGGGACTATTGACTCGGAGCTTTTTGGACATGAGAAGGGCTCTTTTACTGGGGCAGTAAATGATCGTAAAGGGTATTTTGAGGAGGTAAATAATGGAACCATATTCTTAGATGAAATTGGGGAGCTTCCATTGTCTACGCAGGTTCGATTGCTTCGTGTGTTAGAGACAGGTGAATTTATGCGCGTTGGGTCGTCTAAAGTCTACAAGACCGATGTTAGAGTGGTGGCAGCGACAAATGTTAATCTACCACAGGCCATTCAAGATGGAAAGTTTAGAGAGGATCTTTTTTATCGTCTCAATACGGTGCCAATCAAAGTGACACCATTGAGAGAGAGAGGAGATGATGTGCTGATGCTTTTCAGAAAGTTTGCCATCGACTTTGCAGATAAATATAATATGCCATCGATTAAGCTTCAAAGCGATGCGAAGGATCTGATGTTGAAATATGATTGGCCAGGTAATATTCGTCAGTTGAAGAATATAGCCGAACAGATCTCCATTATTGAGTCGGAGAGAGAAGTGAGTGTTCAGACGCTTTTGAAATACCTTCCTAAGGACACACAGGTTCTGAAATCCAATCTTCCTGCGATCTATAGTGGTGTAGATGAGAAGACGTTCAATTCGGAGAGGGAGATTTTATATCAGATTCTTTTTGATATGAAAAATGATATGAATGATCTGAAGAAGCTTGTTCATGATATTATGGATAAGAATCCTAGTTCACTCAATACCGAGGAGACCAAACAGTTTCTGAACAAGTTGCACAATGATCAAGAGATGAGTTTGACGCCTGCGGTTCCTGCCACGATTGCGACACCTAGAATAGAGGTAGAACCGAAAGAGTATCTCCATAGAGCTGGGGATATTGAAGATACAGAAGAGATTGTGGAAGAGTCATTATCTCTTGTAGATAAAGAGATCGAACTCATCAATAAAGCACTCAAGAAACATTCGGGGAAAAGAAAGCAAGCTGCGCAAGATTTAGGGATCTCTGAGCGTACATTATATCGTAAAATTAAAGAATACAATATATCATGAAACAACGCATTGCCATTATCATAGCGTGTGTCATCACATTTTCGCTGTATAGCAGTTGCAAGATTGGCTATTCATTTACTGGAGCATCTTTATCTCCGGAAGTGAAAACTTTTTTTGTGGATTACTTCGCGAACCGTGCAAGGATTGTCAATCCGAAACTTAGTCAAGAGTTCAATAACAAGATGAATGATAAATTCTCTAATGAACTAGGTTTGACTTCTCAACGTAACGGTGGAGACATTGAGTTTTCTGGACAAATTACTCGATACGAAACACGTCCATTAGGTATTGAGACGACAAGTGATGGTCGAGATATAGCAGGTCAAATGAGATTTACCATTGGTGTCCGTGTGAAATTTGTAAATAATATTGACCACGATAAGGATTTCAATCAAACATTCACAGCGTATGAAGATTATACGTCTAGTCAGAACTTCGCTTCTATCGAAGATGAGTATGTAGGTGTTATTTTAGATAAAATCATAACCGACATTTTTAATAAGTCGGCTGCCAATTGGTAAATCGATATTCGTATTATGAATCTCAAATTATTTCGTGATATTTTAGATCGTCCAGATCAAATTACAGAAGAGACTATAGGGATGCTAGAAGAGGTAGTAGAAGCTTATCCTTCATTTGCAACGGCACACCTTCTTTTGTGTAAAGCATATTATATGCATCATAGTTTGAAATTTGAGAAACAGAAAACAAGGTGTGCCATTCGAATGGAATTTAGAGAGAAGCTCAAAGATCTGCTGACGGCAGAGATAGAAACGTCGACAGAGGGTCTTGATAATGATGAATTGATGGCATTGATTGATCCACCATCCCAATATCAACTGGAAGGTAGTAATCAACATAACGTGCCATTTGAAAGTTTGGCAAAAGAACTTTTTGAGATACAGAACCATCGTAAGTCACATCGCCAAAACCAGGAAGTGTTGATTTCTTCGTTTGTCTCATCGTTTGAGAATAAAGTAAAACGACCAACGAGACGAAACATTGGGCTTCTAGAAGAGCAACCAGAGAAGGAATCAGAAGGGCTGATAAGTGAAACATTAGCAAAGATCTATATCAAACAAGGTCTTTATGTAGAGGCAATAGAAGCTTACGAGACATTAAGTTTGAAATATCCCAAAAAAAATGCTTATTTTGCTGAACGGATAGAAGAGATTAAAACGTTACATAAAAAACAATAGAAAATGTACAGTGCCCTTATTATTACTATGATAATTGTATCAGTGCTTCTTATTTTGATTGTATTGGTACAAAACCCTAAAGGAGGAGGTCTTTCGAACTCATTCTCTGGGTCGACTCAAATTATGAGTGTAAAGAATCAGAAGGATAGATTGTCAAAAACAACTTGGATTTTTGCAGGTGTTATCTTTTTCTTGTGTATTATTTCGTCATCAGTTCTTCCAAATAGAACTGCACAAAACGGAACTCGCATTAAAACAGAGAATATTCAAGATTTAAATACTGGTACAGGTATTGAGGTTCCTGAGTCAACAGCAACTCCTATGGAAGATGCGACAGCAACTCCAGATGCGGGTGAC
It encodes:
- a CDS encoding sigma-54 dependent transcriptional regulator, coding for MVNIQEVKQRFKLIGNSVGLNRAIEVALQVAPTDLSVLITGESGTGKESFPQIIHNYSHRKHGKYIAVNCGAIPDGTIDSELFGHEKGSFTGAVNDRKGYFEEVNNGTIFLDEIGELPLSTQVRLLRVLETGEFMRVGSSKVYKTDVRVVAATNVNLPQAIQDGKFREDLFYRLNTVPIKVTPLRERGDDVLMLFRKFAIDFADKYNMPSIKLQSDAKDLMLKYDWPGNIRQLKNIAEQISIIESEREVSVQTLLKYLPKDTQVLKSNLPAIYSGVDEKTFNSEREILYQILFDMKNDMNDLKKLVHDIMDKNPSSLNTEETKQFLNKLHNDQEMSLTPAVPATIATPRIEVEPKEYLHRAGDIEDTEEIVEESLSLVDKEIELINKALKKHSGKRKQAAQDLGISERTLYRKIKEYNIS
- the secG gene encoding preprotein translocase subunit SecG — translated: MIIVSVLLILIVLVQNPKGGGLSNSFSGSTQIMSVKNQKDRLSKTTWIFAGVIFFLCIISSSVLPNRTAQNGTRIKTENIQDLNTGTGIEVPESTATPMEDATATPDAGDNNEVK